Proteins encoded in a region of the Gallalistipes aquisgranensis genome:
- a CDS encoding CatA-like O-acetyltransferase yields MDTTFHVIDRTSWERNIYFEYYFSQIKCKYNLNACLDITHLRKVQQERELRFFPLMLYVIMHAVNQNKEFRMSFNTEGELGYWEEVVPSYTLFHSENQTFTDIWSEYHTDLDMFYRTVVEDMDRYRNVTGVIKARPGQPANFCPVSCLPWLSFTSFSQDTYTDNLFLFPLIRFGKFTEEGTRTKIPVSVFVSHAVADGYHTCKLINDMQEIADRM; encoded by the coding sequence ATGGACACCACTTTTCACGTCATTGACCGAACTTCTTGGGAGCGAAATATCTACTTCGAGTACTATTTCTCTCAAATCAAATGCAAGTACAACCTGAATGCCTGCCTTGACATCACACATTTGCGGAAAGTACAACAGGAAAGGGAATTGCGCTTCTTTCCGCTGATGCTGTACGTCATCATGCATGCGGTCAATCAAAACAAGGAGTTCCGCATGAGCTTCAATACCGAAGGCGAACTGGGGTACTGGGAGGAAGTAGTACCGAGCTACACGCTTTTCCATTCCGAAAACCAGACATTTACCGATATCTGGAGCGAATATCATACCGACCTCGACATGTTTTACCGTACTGTTGTAGAGGACATGGATCGGTATCGTAACGTAACCGGAGTCATCAAGGCACGACCCGGACAACCTGCCAATTTCTGCCCTGTGTCGTGCCTGCCGTGGCTCAGTTTCACCTCCTTTTCGCAAGACACCTATACGGACAACTTGTTCCTGTTCCCGCTCATCAGATTCGGAAAATTCACTGAGGAGGGCACTCGGACGAAGATTCCAGTTTCCGTCTTTGTAAGCCATGCCGTGGCTGACGGCTATCATACCTGCAAGCTCATCAATGACATGCAAGAGATTGCCGACCGGATGTGA
- a CDS encoding conjugal transfer protein TraO — translation MGRGCRILSAALASVMLGTLPAAAQRGLPGLLAVELAAGPADGFLIRDNRGAPRIWCGVALNRWSREHSRWSFEAAWLQKDYK, via the coding sequence ATGGGACGAGGTTGTCGCATATTGTCGGCAGCCCTGGCATCGGTAATGCTCGGGACGCTGCCCGCCGCCGCGCAGCGGGGGCTGCCGGGGCTGTTGGCCGTGGAGCTGGCTGCGGGTCCGGCGGACGGATTTCTGATACGCGACAACAGGGGGGCGCCCCGTATCTGGTGCGGCGTGGCCCTGAACCGCTGGAGCCGGGAGCACTCGCGCTGGAGCTTCGAGGCCGCATGGCTGCAAAAGGACTATAAATGA
- a CDS encoding AraC family transcriptional regulator, producing MKLIFNYEDVFFSFFYDDIGGCIHRSREYAMNYVYSGEMILENGKEQIHVGKGECVFIPRDHHITMYKKPFDGERYCGIFLNFTRSFLREMYSKFERYKVPSNTPKLESGVVKLPKTAEITSLFASLTPFFDPKVKPQDDFMQLKLQEGLLALLHIDERFAPTLFDFNEPWKIDILDFMNKNYMYEFSMEELAHYTGRSLATFKRDFKKISDLTPEKWLIRKRLEVAYAMMQEGGKKIVDVYTSVGFKNQSHFSAAFKKQYGIAPTAVAAII from the coding sequence ATGAAACTCATATTTAACTATGAGGACGTGTTTTTCAGTTTCTTTTATGACGACATCGGCGGTTGCATCCACCGCTCGCGGGAGTATGCAATGAACTATGTCTATTCAGGCGAGATGATACTGGAAAACGGCAAGGAACAGATCCATGTCGGCAAGGGCGAGTGCGTCTTTATTCCGCGCGACCACCACATTACCATGTACAAAAAACCTTTCGACGGGGAGAGGTATTGCGGGATATTCCTGAATTTTACCCGCAGTTTCCTGCGGGAGATGTACTCGAAGTTCGAACGGTATAAGGTTCCGTCCAATACACCGAAACTCGAATCGGGAGTCGTCAAACTGCCCAAGACGGCAGAGATAACGAGCCTTTTTGCCTCGCTGACCCCATTTTTCGATCCGAAAGTGAAGCCACAGGACGATTTCATGCAACTGAAACTGCAGGAGGGCTTGCTGGCCCTGCTCCATATTGACGAGCGGTTCGCTCCCACCTTGTTCGACTTCAACGAACCGTGGAAAATCGACATTCTGGACTTCATGAACAAGAATTACATGTACGAGTTCTCGATGGAGGAACTGGCGCACTATACCGGACGGAGTCTCGCCACCTTCAAGCGGGATTTCAAGAAGATCAGCGACCTGACGCCCGAAAAGTGGCTTATCCGCAAACGGCTCGAAGTGGCCTACGCCATGATGCAGGAAGGCGGAAAGAAAATCGTGGATGTCTATACGAGCGTGGGATTCAAGAACCAGTCCCATTTCTCCGCAGCGTTCAAAAAACAATACGGCATCGCACCGACGGCTGTTGCCGCAATTATATAG
- a CDS encoding TonB-dependent receptor, protein MLSQIQIVGSVRFRRVVLLITSVLSVAAAVSAPADPLRRIAGRVRDAESGEAIGGASVVLEGTYLWATSGRDGRFVIEGIPEGDYVLEVSFLGYAKVSRPLDIRGDADSLDIRMRAMSLEIGDVVVTAQARPQSLNTTLVIGRNALDHLQMSNVSDIAALLPGGKTVNPDLTTARAFSLRGGGSDAGNAPFGTVVEVDGVRMGNNASFGAPGGADTRNIPVSNIESVEVITGVPSAEYGDLNSGIVRIHTRRGHTPWNVSTAVNPRTYQFAFSKGFDLGGNRGALNIDGEWTRATKKLSSPYASYTRRGFSVGYSNTFRKVLKLRAGVSGNVGGMNTEDDPDAFTGSWTREWDNVVRADVALVWLLNRPWITNLKFDASLFYNDRRTRDHAYCSEASEQPAAHAASEGYFLADKLPYIYFSDQVVDSRELDYTASLKYELNGRVGPLFSRLKAGVQWKATGNAGEGEYYLDPRLAPHGYRPRPYSSYPYMHNLSAYAEENLTLPVGRTSLELMAGVRMENVFVRGSHYDHLNTFSPRFNVRWRMGRGVTVRGGWGVTEKLPSYWVLYPAQEYRDIQTFGFSYDNNRSSYVYYTQPYTLLHNGNLRWQRNHNAEIGVEAEAGGVRISLVGYHNRTRLPYKYARSYTPFSYNVLQLPDGFSMPSDPEVKVDSQTGAVYVRGGREDSWTEMALKVTDRTFVASTSPDNGTDITRRGAELIVDFPEIVPVRTQVRVDAAFTQTEYVDDQLTYYYNTGWSHTSIANRSYQYVGIYAGADSYNGERTCRLDANVTAITHIPGARLVVSCRLEMALLRRSQRLSEYGGRPYAFTVTEDSNVPTGGDIYGGDSYTAIRPVAYMDTDGNIRPFTQAEADDPAFAHLIRKSGNVYTFARDGYDPYFSANLSITKEIGDHVSLSFYANNFTNSRRYVTSYATGVGAIFTPDFYYGLTCRLKF, encoded by the coding sequence ATGTTGAGTCAGATACAAATAGTCGGGAGTGTCCGTTTCAGACGGGTCGTCTTGCTGATAACCAGTGTGTTGTCCGTTGCTGCCGCTGTGTCCGCCCCGGCGGATCCGCTCCGGCGCATCGCGGGAAGGGTGAGGGACGCCGAGTCGGGAGAAGCGATAGGGGGCGCATCCGTCGTGCTGGAGGGCACCTATCTCTGGGCCACGTCCGGACGCGACGGGCGGTTCGTCATCGAAGGGATTCCAGAGGGCGATTATGTGCTGGAGGTCTCTTTCTTAGGGTATGCCAAAGTCTCCCGCCCCCTCGATATCCGCGGGGATGCGGACAGCCTCGACATACGGATGCGGGCGATGTCGCTGGAGATCGGCGACGTGGTGGTGACCGCCCAGGCCCGTCCGCAGAGTCTGAATACGACACTGGTGATCGGGAGGAACGCCCTCGACCACCTGCAGATGTCCAATGTCTCGGATATCGCTGCCCTGCTGCCCGGCGGCAAGACCGTCAATCCCGACCTGACCACGGCACGTGCCTTCTCCCTGCGGGGAGGAGGTTCCGATGCGGGCAATGCTCCGTTTGGTACCGTCGTGGAGGTGGACGGTGTGCGTATGGGCAACAACGCCTCTTTCGGAGCGCCGGGCGGGGCGGATACCCGGAACATTCCCGTGTCGAACATCGAATCGGTGGAGGTGATCACCGGTGTGCCGTCGGCGGAATACGGCGACCTGAACAGCGGGATCGTCCGAATCCATACCCGGAGGGGCCATACGCCGTGGAACGTCTCCACGGCCGTGAATCCGAGGACTTACCAGTTTGCCTTCTCGAAAGGGTTCGACCTGGGAGGAAACCGTGGTGCGCTCAATATCGACGGTGAGTGGACTCGGGCCACAAAGAAACTCTCCTCGCCTTATGCCTCTTATACCCGCCGCGGATTTTCGGTGGGATACAGCAACACGTTCCGCAAGGTGCTGAAACTCCGGGCCGGCGTGTCGGGCAACGTGGGCGGAATGAATACGGAGGACGATCCGGACGCCTTTACCGGCTCCTGGACCAGAGAATGGGACAATGTCGTGCGGGCCGACGTCGCGCTCGTGTGGCTGCTGAACCGGCCGTGGATCACCAATCTCAAGTTCGACGCCTCGCTGTTCTATAACGACCGGCGTACCCGCGACCATGCCTACTGTTCCGAGGCTTCGGAACAACCGGCCGCCCATGCCGCTTCGGAAGGCTATTTTCTGGCGGACAAGCTGCCCTATATCTATTTTTCGGACCAGGTGGTGGATTCCCGGGAACTGGACTATACGGCCTCGCTGAAGTACGAACTCAACGGCCGTGTCGGCCCTCTGTTCAGCCGGCTCAAGGCCGGGGTGCAGTGGAAGGCCACAGGCAACGCGGGAGAGGGGGAGTATTACCTCGATCCCCGGCTGGCGCCGCATGGCTATCGTCCTCGACCCTATTCCTCCTATCCCTACATGCACAACCTTTCGGCGTATGCCGAAGAGAATCTGACACTTCCTGTGGGACGGACCTCGCTGGAACTGATGGCCGGCGTACGGATGGAGAACGTGTTCGTCCGGGGATCGCATTACGACCATTTGAACACCTTTTCGCCGCGTTTCAATGTCCGGTGGAGGATGGGCCGCGGTGTGACCGTACGTGGAGGATGGGGCGTCACCGAAAAATTGCCTTCCTACTGGGTGCTCTATCCGGCGCAGGAGTACCGGGACATTCAGACTTTCGGATTTTCCTATGACAACAACCGTTCTTCATACGTGTATTACACCCAGCCCTATACCCTGCTGCACAACGGGAATCTGCGCTGGCAGCGCAACCACAACGCGGAGATCGGCGTGGAGGCGGAGGCCGGAGGAGTGCGGATCTCGCTGGTGGGCTATCATAACCGCACGAGGCTTCCCTATAAATATGCGAGGAGTTACACTCCGTTTTCATACAACGTGCTGCAACTGCCCGACGGGTTCTCCATGCCCTCGGATCCGGAGGTGAAGGTAGACAGCCAGACCGGGGCGGTGTACGTGCGCGGCGGACGGGAGGATTCCTGGACGGAGATGGCGCTGAAGGTGACCGACCGGACCTTCGTGGCCTCGACTTCGCCCGACAACGGGACCGACATCACCCGTCGGGGGGCGGAACTGATCGTGGATTTTCCGGAGATTGTGCCTGTCCGCACGCAGGTGCGGGTGGACGCAGCCTTCACTCAGACGGAATACGTGGACGACCAGCTTACATATTACTACAATACCGGGTGGTCGCACACGTCGATCGCAAACCGCTCTTATCAGTATGTGGGTATCTATGCGGGAGCGGACTCCTACAACGGGGAGCGGACCTGTCGGCTGGACGCCAACGTGACGGCGATCACTCATATCCCCGGAGCACGCCTCGTGGTCTCCTGCCGGTTGGAGATGGCGCTGCTGAGGCGTTCGCAGCGGCTGTCCGAGTACGGCGGACGTCCCTATGCCTTTACTGTGACGGAGGACAGCAACGTCCCTACGGGCGGGGACATTTACGGGGGAGACTCCTACACGGCCATCCGGCCCGTGGCCTACATGGATACGGACGGCAATATCCGCCCCTTCACGCAGGCCGAAGCCGACGATCCCGCCTTCGCGCACCTGATCCGCAAGTCGGGCAACGTCTATACGTTTGCCCGGGACGGGTACGATCCCTATTTCTCGGCCAACCTGAGTATCACGAAAGAGATCGGCGACCATGTGTCGCTCTCGTTCTATGCCAATAACTTTA
- a CDS encoding excinuclease ABC subunit UvrA, which translates to MERDNKGNERPDRIEVRGARVHNLKNIDVDVPLGKIVGIAGVSGSGKSSLALGVLYAEGSRRYLESLSTYTRRRMTQATRAGVDEVLYVPAALAMHQRPAVPGIRSTFGTGTELLNMLRLIYSRLASHRCPNGHYVQPSLNVAAGLELVCPECGAHFFAPGAEELSFNSSGACPSCDGTGTVRTVDESTLVPDETLSIDQGAVAPWNALMWSLMTDVCRAMGVRTDVPFNQLTPEEREIVFHGPAEKKHIFYHSKNTNQAGELDFTYFNAVYTVQNALSKVKDEKGMKRVEKFLKAGPCPDCGGSRFSEAARAPKVRGISIDEASRMSLRELAEWVGGVPASLPEEMRPMAERICESFLDASVRLLDLGVGYLSLDRAASTLSTGERQRMQLARAVRNRTTGVLYVLDEPSIGLHPANIVGLAGVMKDLIADGNSIVLVDHDTQILAEADWMIEMGPGAGSSGGQVIAEGTLEDIERNNASKIGPFLSKAAVVNARQRTSEAELFAQGRIHLSTGPVHTVRSLEVDIPKGRLTVVTGVSGSGKTTLILESLVPALQTIVSGGKLPDHVREIRADGIRHAKLIDASPIGINIRSTVATYADVHDELRKVYARIPEAKAGGWKNGDFSYNTGRLRCPTCDGTGVISLDVQFLPDVDIPCPDCRGSRYSKAAYRIRRENSEGAFHSLPELMAMDVDDAMVACGDLRTVCQRLQVLHDLGLGYLTLGEQTPGLSGGEAQRLKLASEIGREQDDSVFVFDEPTIGLHPSDVRILLQVFQRLIDRGATVIVIEHDQDVIRSADYIIDMGPGGGEDGGRIVAAGTPDDIRRCPDSVTGRFI; encoded by the coding sequence ATGGAAAGGGATAATAAGGGAAATGAGAGACCGGACAGAATAGAGGTGCGCGGAGCGAGGGTACACAATCTGAAAAACATCGATGTAGACGTGCCGCTTGGGAAAATAGTCGGCATCGCGGGGGTGTCCGGTTCAGGCAAGAGCTCGCTGGCGCTCGGGGTGCTGTATGCGGAAGGATCACGGAGGTATCTGGAGTCGCTTTCGACCTATACCCGCAGGAGAATGACCCAGGCCACCCGTGCCGGTGTAGACGAGGTGCTGTACGTGCCGGCGGCCCTGGCCATGCACCAGCGTCCGGCCGTTCCGGGCATCCGCAGCACTTTCGGCACCGGTACGGAGCTACTCAACATGCTGCGCCTGATTTACTCGCGGCTGGCCTCCCACCGCTGCCCCAACGGACATTACGTGCAGCCTTCGCTGAATGTCGCCGCCGGGCTGGAGTTGGTCTGCCCGGAATGCGGAGCGCATTTCTTCGCACCTGGCGCGGAGGAATTGTCTTTCAACAGCAGCGGGGCCTGCCCGTCTTGCGACGGTACCGGGACTGTCCGTACCGTGGATGAGTCCACCCTTGTTCCGGACGAGACGCTGAGCATCGACCAGGGTGCTGTGGCTCCGTGGAATGCCCTGATGTGGTCGCTGATGACCGACGTCTGCCGGGCGATGGGCGTGCGCACGGACGTGCCTTTCAACCAACTGACTCCGGAGGAAAGAGAGATTGTCTTTCACGGACCGGCCGAAAAGAAGCATATATTCTACCATTCGAAGAACACCAATCAGGCCGGCGAACTGGATTTCACTTATTTCAATGCCGTCTATACCGTACAGAACGCCTTGTCCAAAGTCAAGGACGAGAAGGGGATGAAACGGGTGGAAAAGTTTCTGAAGGCCGGACCGTGCCCGGACTGCGGAGGCTCGCGTTTCTCGGAGGCCGCCCGCGCTCCGAAAGTCCGGGGTATCTCCATAGACGAGGCCAGCCGGATGAGCCTGCGGGAACTGGCGGAATGGGTAGGGGGTGTGCCGGCCTCCCTACCGGAAGAGATGCGCCCGATGGCGGAGCGGATCTGCGAATCCTTCCTCGATGCCTCGGTGCGTCTGCTGGATTTAGGAGTGGGCTATCTGAGCCTCGACCGCGCGGCATCGACCCTTTCTACGGGAGAGCGGCAACGGATGCAACTGGCACGGGCGGTGCGCAACCGTACCACCGGAGTACTTTATGTTCTGGACGAGCCTTCCATCGGCCTGCATCCGGCCAACATCGTGGGACTGGCCGGGGTAATGAAGGACCTGATAGCGGACGGCAATTCCATTGTGCTGGTGGACCATGATACGCAGATACTGGCTGAGGCAGACTGGATGATAGAGATGGGGCCGGGAGCCGGTTCCTCGGGCGGGCAGGTGATAGCCGAGGGTACGCTGGAGGATATAGAGCGGAATAACGCATCGAAGATAGGACCGTTCCTGAGCAAGGCTGCTGTGGTAAATGCCCGACAGCGGACTTCGGAGGCGGAGTTGTTCGCCCAAGGCCGCATACACCTGTCCACCGGCCCGGTGCATACCGTGAGGTCGTTGGAAGTAGATATTCCCAAGGGCCGTCTGACTGTGGTGACAGGAGTCTCCGGCTCGGGCAAAACGACCCTCATACTGGAGAGTCTGGTACCGGCCCTGCAGACAATAGTCTCCGGAGGGAAGCTGCCGGACCACGTGCGGGAGATCCGCGCCGACGGCATCCGTCACGCCAAGCTGATAGACGCTTCGCCCATCGGCATCAATATCCGCTCGACTGTAGCTACTTACGCCGATGTCCACGATGAGCTCCGCAAGGTCTATGCCCGTATTCCGGAGGCAAAGGCCGGGGGATGGAAGAACGGGGATTTCTCCTACAATACCGGCCGGCTGCGCTGTCCGACCTGCGACGGTACGGGAGTGATAAGCCTCGACGTGCAGTTTCTGCCGGATGTGGATATTCCGTGTCCGGACTGCAGGGGCTCGCGCTATTCCAAGGCGGCCTACAGGATACGACGGGAGAACAGCGAGGGTGCATTCCATTCACTTCCGGAGTTGATGGCCATGGATGTGGATGATGCGATGGTAGCCTGCGGAGACTTGCGGACTGTGTGTCAGCGTCTGCAGGTGCTCCATGACCTCGGCCTCGGATACCTTACTCTCGGCGAGCAGACTCCCGGACTTTCGGGCGGTGAGGCCCAACGTCTCAAACTGGCCAGCGAGATAGGCAGGGAGCAGGACGATTCGGTATTCGTGTTCGACGAGCCGACCATCGGTCTGCATCCATCCGATGTCCGGATTCTCCTGCAGGTATTCCAGCGGCTGATAGACCGGGGCGCGACTGTCATCGTCATCGAGCACGACCAGGATGTCATCCGCTCGGCCGACTACATTATCGACATGGGCCCCGGCGGCGGCGAGGACGGCGGCCGCATCGTCGCTGCCGGTACTCCCGACGACATCCGCCGCTGCCCAGACAGCGTTACCGGACGGTTCATCTGA